Proteins from a genomic interval of Candidatus Yanofskybacteria bacterium:
- a CDS encoding FAD-dependent oxidoreductase, whose protein sequence is MAYDLIIIGGGPAGVAAGVYAARKKLKTLFIADSFGGQSIVSDDIQNWIGDPHISGFDLAQKLETHIRSYPEMVEIKSPEKVVKVSAIACTDPGRTCDFEVETDQSNKYQGKALILAAGARRRKLGIPGEEQFSSKGVAYCSTCDAPLFPGKKVAVVGGGNAGLEAVQDLIPYASEVYLFNNSDKIKGDATTLEEIKKSNKFKGLILNAETLEITGDKFVSGLKYRDKQTKEEGTMSLDGVFVEIGSVPNSEIVKGLVELDQWGQVVINPRHASTSHPGIFAAGDITNDPYKQNNISAGDAVKAALAAYNYLLQRQKQSPAAEAL, encoded by the coding sequence ATGGCTTACGACCTAATTATTATCGGCGGCGGGCCGGCTGGAGTAGCGGCCGGGGTTTATGCGGCCAGGAAAAAACTAAAAACCCTTTTTATTGCCGATTCATTCGGCGGGCAATCAATCGTTTCCGATGATATTCAAAACTGGATTGGCGACCCCCATATTTCAGGATTCGACTTGGCTCAAAAACTGGAAACCCATATACGCTCATACCCAGAAATGGTTGAAATAAAATCTCCAGAGAAAGTAGTTAAAGTAAGCGCGATAGCATGCACCGATCCGGGAAGGACTTGCGATTTTGAAGTTGAGACCGATCAATCAAATAAATATCAAGGCAAGGCGTTGATTCTCGCTGCCGGTGCAAGGCGTCGAAAGCTAGGAATACCAGGAGAAGAACAGTTTAGCAGCAAGGGCGTCGCTTATTGCTCAACCTGCGATGCTCCACTTTTCCCAGGTAAAAAAGTAGCGGTAGTTGGCGGTGGCAATGCCGGACTGGAAGCGGTTCAGGACTTGATACCCTATGCCTCCGAGGTTTACCTCTTCAATAACTCTGACAAAATCAAGGGCGATGCCACCACGCTAGAAGAGATTAAAAAAAGCAATAAATTCAAGGGTTTGATATTAAACGCCGAGACTCTTGAAATAACAGGTGATAAATTTGTCTCTGGTCTAAAATACAGGGACAAACAAACAAAAGAAGAGGGGACAATGTCTCTGGATGGTGTCTTTGTAGAAATAGGTTCGGTACCAAACTCGGAAATAGTAAAGGGTTTGGTAGAACTTGATCAATGGGGGCAAGTAGTCATTAACCCGCGCCATGCTTCTACTTCCCATCCCGGTATATTTGCAGCCGGTGATATAACGAATGACCCCTATAAGCAAAATAACATCTCTGCTGGCGATGCGGTTAAGGCAGCTTTGGCAGCCTACAACTATCTGCTTCAGCGCCAGAAACAAAGCCCCGCAGCGGAGGCATTATAA
- a CDS encoding DsbA family protein: MKNKSLITSISMIAGAIGLSVILILVGGKATNQPTGNHLGNSAPRPQQAAQIVPGPTSLEDNDAVLGNPDAPITLVEFADYQCTFCTKFFNETESILIDKYVKTGKLKIVFRDLVINGRESQNAAEAAECAGEQEKYWDYHDRLYSERRGYNVGVFKKNNLIKFASDLGLDTEQFSSCYESGKYQQEIAKDSQDAARFGARGTPNFFLNGRQLVGAQPYQVFAGLIDQILTNGGL; the protein is encoded by the coding sequence ATGAAAAATAAATCTTTAATAACTTCGATAAGCATGATAGCAGGCGCTATCGGTCTGTCAGTGATACTGATTTTAGTTGGCGGAAAGGCCACCAATCAACCCACGGGAAATCATCTGGGCAACAGCGCGCCACGCCCGCAGCAGGCCGCGCAAATCGTTCCGGGCCCAACATCTCTTGAAGATAATGACGCCGTGCTTGGCAATCCCGATGCCCCTATAACATTGGTAGAGTTCGCCGATTATCAATGTACTTTTTGCACCAAGTTTTTTAACGAGACCGAATCAATTCTAATTGATAAATATGTTAAAACGGGAAAACTAAAGATTGTGTTTCGTGACCTTGTTATCAACGGTCGCGAGTCCCAAAATGCCGCTGAGGCGGCAGAATGCGCCGGAGAACAAGAGAAGTATTGGGATTATCACGATCGGCTTTATTCCGAACGCCGCGGTTACAATGTTGGAGTTTTTAAAAAAAATAATCTTATAAAATTTGCTTCTGATCTGGGGCTTGACACGGAACAATTCAGTTCTTGTTATGAATCAGGCAAATATCAGCAAGAAATAGCCAAAGACAGTCAAGATGCGGCTCGATTCGGCGCTCGCGGCACGCCCAACTTTTTTCTCAATGGCCGTCAACTTGTTGGCGCCCAGCCATATCAAGTTTTCGCCGGTTTAATAGATCAAATATTAACAAACGGCGGTCTGTAG
- a CDS encoding cytochrome c biogenesis protein CcdA, translated as MIEFGIALILSSFVAGVFTFFAPCTLPLVPAFLGVIAGVGPEELNDPEKLKRLRWKIFSNAVFYVLGFSLVFILFGVAFSFLGKIFVIRLWLQRIGGILIILFGLFLSGLLKLPWLSAEKQIRLPKLFTSSNKTNSFGIGVLFALGWSPCVGPLLGSILFLASGSGTVAQGTFLLMMFSLGLAIPFLITALLIGKAFTVFAKWGRMLKVINVVAGIFLIALGALLISNQFTPVFNQFRGWLLQYQFYEEYINRFL; from the coding sequence ATGATAGAATTTGGTATCGCATTAATACTTTCTTCATTTGTTGCCGGCGTATTTACTTTTTTCGCGCCCTGCACTCTACCGCTTGTGCCGGCGTTTTTGGGTGTGATTGCCGGCGTCGGGCCGGAAGAGCTGAACGATCCCGAGAAGCTAAAACGGTTACGTTGGAAAATATTCAGCAACGCTGTTTTCTATGTGCTTGGATTTTCACTGGTATTTATATTATTCGGCGTGGCTTTCTCATTCCTGGGTAAAATTTTTGTTATCCGGTTATGGCTTCAAAGAATCGGCGGTATCTTGATAATACTGTTCGGACTATTTTTGTCGGGATTATTAAAACTGCCATGGTTGAGCGCAGAGAAACAGATTCGATTGCCCAAGCTTTTTACTTCATCTAATAAGACAAACTCATTCGGTATCGGCGTGCTTTTCGCTCTCGGTTGGTCGCCCTGTGTCGGGCCGCTCTTGGGTTCTATTCTTTTCCTGGCATCCGGATCCGGTACGGTGGCGCAGGGCACATTTCTTTTGATGATGTTTTCTTTAGGGCTAGCCATACCTTTTTTGATTACTGCGCTTCTTATCGGCAAAGCGTTTACGGTTTTTGCCAAGTGGGGCCGAATGCTCAAGGTCATCAATGTTGTCGCTGGTATTTTTCTTATCGCGCTCGGCGCTCTCCTTATCAGTAACCAGTTCACGCCGGTTTTTAACCAATTCCGCGGTTGGTTGCTGCAATACCAGTTTTATGAAGAATATATAAATAGATTTTTATAA
- a CDS encoding TlpA family protein disulfide reductase, translated as MKKIIPIIVIIIAAVLALVLRDGKKETSVSTPSTTEEPQGELTTGTKIGNLAPDFELTDYNGKTVRLSDFRGQKPVFVNFWASWCPFCVEELPLMARVQKQSGGQYVTLAINRGEDQKTGQKFTDQLSLADALVFLNDKSDSIYGRYGGFAMPHRQS; from the coding sequence ATGAAAAAAATTATTCCAATTATAGTCATAATTATTGCGGCGGTTTTGGCATTAGTTTTGCGCGATGGCAAAAAAGAAACATCAGTTTCAACGCCCTCAACCACGGAAGAACCGCAAGGCGAGCTAACAACGGGGACAAAGATCGGCAATCTCGCGCCCGATTTTGAATTAACAGATTATAACGGCAAGACCGTAAGGTTGTCTGATTTTCGCGGACAGAAACCGGTGTTCGTAAATTTCTGGGCGTCATGGTGTCCGTTTTGCGTTGAAGAGCTTCCGCTTATGGCCCGTGTTCAAAAACAATCCGGTGGCCAGTATGTTACTTTGGCGATTAACCGAGGCGAAGATCAGAAAACCGGCCAAAAATTCACGGACCAGCTTAGTCTAGCCGATGCCCTTGTTTTTCTTAACGATAAATCCGACTCTATCTATGGACGTTACGGAGGCTTTGCGATGCCCCACAGGCAGAGTTAA
- a CDS encoding thioredoxin family protein produces the protein MVKVTIYTTPTCAYCKMTKAFFKEHNVVYEEKDVASDHAAAEEAMEKSGAMSVPVIDIDGTIVVGFDKPRLSQLLGIK, from the coding sequence ATGGTTAAAGTAACAATATATACAACACCCACCTGCGCATATTGCAAGATGACCAAAGCTTTTTTCAAAGAGCATAATGTCGTCTACGAGGAAAAAGATGTGGCGTCAGATCACGCCGCAGCGGAGGAAGCAATGGAAAAATCAGGAGCAATGTCAGTGCCGGTTATTGATATTGACGGCACGATTGTTGTCGGCTTTGATAAGCCGCGGCTTTCGCAATTACTTGGGATAAAATAA
- a CDS encoding DoxX family protein gives MDPSVFLNANLGLLILRLAVAIIFLYHGLPKLMKAGMMGQMMGMSGGEVFMLGMIEALSGIGLLLGIYIQLASILLSIVMVGAIYFKMTKWKTRFSAMDKTGWEFDFILLASNLAIFFTGGGYYRLIQ, from the coding sequence ATGGATCCATCAGTTTTTTTGAATGCCAATCTCGGTTTACTGATATTGAGATTGGCGGTAGCAATCATCTTTCTTTACCATGGCCTGCCAAAACTGATGAAAGCCGGCATGATGGGTCAGATGATGGGCATGTCCGGAGGTGAGGTATTCATGCTTGGTATGATTGAAGCCCTTTCTGGTATAGGTCTGCTCTTAGGAATTTATATACAGTTAGCATCCATCTTGCTGTCTATTGTCATGGTCGGGGCAATATATTTCAAGATGACAAAATGGAAAACGAGGTTTTCCGCGATGGATAAAACCGGTTGGGAGTTTGATTTTATATTGTTGGCATCTAACCTGGCGATATTCTTTACTGGCGGCGGATACTATAGGTTAATTCAGTAA
- a CDS encoding DUF3179 domain-containing protein, with product MNDTVGNQPVLVTYCPLCLTGIVFERKLDGTTVEFGTSGKLWKSNLVMYNRTGDPQKESLWSQVLGEAIVGEFTGTKLKVIPSDVVRYSDWKKLHPGTTVLSKDTGTIRSYGYDPYGDYYTSNDVSFGASFSDTRLHPKEFVLGIQIDGKYKAYHSEALKAGETKDTFSGKQILIQKKTEGEVRMFIGANKKPLPYIGGFWFSWLAVHPETELYK from the coding sequence GTGAATGACACCGTTGGCAATCAACCAGTATTGGTCACGTATTGCCCCCTTTGTCTGACTGGTATTGTTTTTGAAAGAAAATTAGACGGTACGACAGTGGAATTTGGCACTTCCGGGAAGCTCTGGAAGTCCAACCTTGTTATGTATAACCGAACCGGTGACCCCCAAAAGGAATCTCTATGGTCACAGGTGCTCGGCGAAGCGATTGTCGGTGAGTTTACAGGAACGAAATTGAAAGTTATCCCATCCGATGTAGTCAGATACAGCGACTGGAAAAAACTGCATCCCGGCACAACCGTTCTTTCTAAAGACACGGGAACCATCAGAAGTTACGGCTACGATCCTTATGGCGATTATTACACCTCCAACGATGTTTCCTTCGGTGCATCCTTTAGCGATACCCGTCTGCACCCCAAAGAATTTGTTTTGGGAATTCAGATTGATGGAAAGTACAAAGCATATCATTCGGAAGCTCTGAAAGCCGGAGAGACAAAAGATACGTTCAGCGGAAAGCAGATTCTAATCCAGAAAAAAACGGAAGGAGAAGTGAGAATGTTTATCGGCGCAAACAAAAAACCGCTTCCATATATTGGAGGATTCTGGTTCAGTTGGTTAGCAGTTCATCCGGAGACGGAATTATATAAATAA
- a CDS encoding winged helix-turn-helix transcriptional regulator — translation MNDQYKQLEPAEVFSLLSDPTRISIFKVLIAEKEPCVGRISEMTNSSLSAISHQLKKLELLGVVSRCRYGQEICYCLNRDNKLTNQLIKLIKTVK, via the coding sequence ATGAATGACCAATACAAACAATTAGAACCAGCGGAAGTTTTTAGCCTCTTGTCCGACCCTACCAGGATCAGTATTTTTAAGGTTTTAATAGCAGAGAAAGAGCCTTGCGTAGGCAGGATATCTGAAATGACGAACTCATCTTTATCCGCCATCTCTCACCAGTTGAAAAAGTTAGAGCTTTTGGGTGTTGTTTCTAGGTGCCGTTATGGTCAGGAGATATGCTATTGCCTTAATAGAGATAACAAACTAACTAACCAGCTAATTAAACTTATAAAAACAGTTAAATGA
- a CDS encoding NAD(P)H-dependent oxidoreductase, translating to MFEEKIKIVVLLGTLKVGDGPSNTDELVDNLLKHFNEYGTEMEKFRLANMNIPVGLGEKMSDDDDWPKIADALRKADIVIFATPIWWGGQSSLIQRVMERMTHFDESYIMTGKSDFYHKIAGLIITGHEDGVQHIVGNLCNFLQWLGFVIPPESVAEAWTKMLKKGE from the coding sequence ATGTTTGAAGAAAAAATAAAAATAGTGGTTTTATTGGGAACTCTTAAGGTTGGCGATGGGCCATCTAATACAGACGAGCTTGTTGATAATCTTTTGAAGCATTTTAATGAATATGGAACAGAAATGGAGAAATTTCGTTTAGCCAATATGAATATCCCGGTTGGCCTGGGGGAAAAGATGTCTGATGACGACGACTGGCCCAAGATTGCCGATGCCTTGCGGAAAGCTGATATTGTTATTTTCGCTACCCCTATTTGGTGGGGCGGGCAATCAAGTTTGATTCAACGGGTTATGGAAAGGATGACTCATTTTGACGAGTCATATATTATGACCGGAAAATCTGATTTCTATCATAAAATTGCCGGTTTGATTATTACCGGTCACGAAGACGGGGTCCAACATATTGTTGGCAATTTATGCAATTTTTTGCAGTGGCTCGGATTTGTCATACCGCCCGAGAGTGTGGCGGAAGCATGGACCAAGATGCTGAAAAAAGGAGAATGA
- a CDS encoding restriction endonuclease subunit S, which translates to MQSNYQTKKLGELISFAKGKMMISAAEAAKDTLPYIGIENLRSGQYTLYTSENNGVRCDNDDVLLVWDGAYAGTVGIGLRGFVGSTIAKVVHNETLESRYLAYLLQFNQQKIRSAAQGAAVPHLNRTFLENLRVPMPSLNTQQAIAERVDSIREAQKLNDALIEKTDQLFQSLLNKIFGSSSKSWKEEKIGALVVDVTNGFAFRPVGKGIGQIRPNNIGDDGSLNFDSIKYIPQDYPHAETYFLKSGDVLFNNTNSISLVGKSVYIDKDYKYVFSNHITRIRTNEKVLDPRYFSIYLQYLYSTDRFRYLCTPWVNQAAVNSTALKKIKIMVPPTTDQHAIAERFSAIKEYKKGLLVQKEKLKELFDSALSKALAGELVKEGVAAVPVKASVFPVWQAIGAVLQRFERGEMVVAKLLYLAQEVYRVPLGFSFTSQNFGPYDLQIKKAITAGASPRNGFFQQKNGVYGLGANSGKLFKYNSKILSNMESVLNDLMPAIKNSTSAQIECLATVCKVVQDAKSDDLTTINDKIQAWKPNKFRKAEIEGTLKFIKSKGWNKKLIK; encoded by the coding sequence ATGCAAAGTAATTATCAAACAAAAAAATTAGGCGAACTTATTTCTTTTGCGAAAGGTAAAATGATGATTTCCGCAGCAGAAGCCGCAAAGGACACCTTGCCTTATATTGGCATTGAAAATTTAAGAAGTGGTCAATATACGCTTTACACTTCAGAAAATAACGGAGTTCGATGCGACAATGACGATGTTTTATTGGTTTGGGATGGTGCTTATGCCGGCACCGTTGGTATCGGTTTAAGAGGATTTGTTGGTTCCACGATTGCTAAAGTGGTTCATAACGAAACACTGGAAAGTCGATACCTTGCTTACCTTTTGCAATTTAATCAGCAAAAAATTAGATCAGCAGCGCAAGGAGCGGCAGTACCACATTTGAATAGAACCTTCCTTGAAAATTTACGAGTACCAATGCCGTCTTTAAATACCCAACAAGCAATTGCAGAACGTGTTGATTCTATCCGCGAAGCCCAAAAACTCAATGATGCGCTTATTGAAAAAACAGATCAGCTTTTTCAGTCGCTTTTGAATAAGATTTTTGGATCATCGTCAAAAAGCTGGAAGGAAGAAAAGATCGGTGCGTTAGTAGTCGATGTTACGAATGGTTTTGCCTTCCGTCCGGTTGGGAAGGGTATTGGACAAATCAGACCTAATAATATCGGCGATGACGGTAGTTTGAACTTTGATAGCATCAAGTATATTCCACAGGATTACCCACATGCGGAAACTTATTTCCTGAAGAGTGGTGATGTCCTATTTAATAATACAAACAGTATTAGTTTAGTTGGAAAAAGCGTTTACATAGACAAGGATTACAAGTATGTCTTTTCAAATCACATCACTCGGATTCGCACAAACGAAAAAGTATTAGATCCGCGCTACTTCTCTATATATCTTCAATACTTATATTCAACCGATAGATTTCGTTATCTATGCACGCCGTGGGTAAATCAAGCCGCAGTAAACTCTACCGCACTTAAAAAAATAAAAATCATGGTACCACCAACGACAGACCAGCATGCCATTGCCGAGAGGTTTAGTGCTATTAAAGAGTATAAAAAAGGACTTCTCGTTCAAAAAGAGAAGCTGAAGGAACTTTTTGATTCCGCCTTGTCAAAAGCGCTTGCTGGTGAGTTGGTAAAAGAGGGCGTGGCTGCTGTTCCTGTCAAAGCAAGTGTCTTTCCGGTGTGGCAAGCCATCGGAGCGGTGTTGCAACGTTTTGAACGTGGTGAAATGGTTGTGGCGAAGCTCTTATATCTCGCGCAGGAAGTTTACAGGGTACCGCTCGGCTTCAGCTTTACCTCGCAGAACTTCGGCCCCTACGATCTACAGATTAAGAAAGCCATCACCGCCGGCGCAAGTCCTCGCAATGGCTTCTTTCAGCAAAAAAACGGCGTCTATGGTTTAGGCGCTAACTCCGGTAAACTCTTCAAATACAACTCAAAAATCTTGAGCAACATGGAGTCCGTCCTTAATGATCTTATGCCGGCAATTAAAAACTCCACCAGCGCTCAAATTGAGTGCTTGGCAACCGTCTGCAAGGTTGTGCAGGATGCAAAAAGCGACGATCTCACAACGATCAATGACAAGATTCAAGCATGGAAACCAAACAAGTTTAGGAAAGCCGAAATCGAAGGCACGCTCAAGTTCATCAAATCAAAGGGCTGGAATAAGAAATTGATCAAATAG
- a CDS encoding SAM-dependent DNA methyltransferase, producing the protein MPEQKIQQLRIEFRQKLDRLNDYLWGAGLRDPVRRIQQISFLFFLKMLEEQDISMERGEELTGRKHKSIFEGKNEKFRWSRWKEKAGDELYKIVRDEVFPFVERLQNGHSNIRQIFYDAKLEIPHSVTLKNTIEIIDTINLTGLDTDVKGDLYEELLASIESAGELGQFLTPRHIVRVIVEMVNPKIGETVYDPACGSGGFLISGYDWIRLRNSDPKSIEEENGHKRGFGDKLDKKQWEFLTKKTFLGSDVDPEMVRLALMNLILHGIESANIKRKDTVAGSEDEDDLRTFDIVLTNPPFSGKVDRERIKPTLPVKSTKTQVLFLGHVINSLKPNGRAGIILPEGSFFGTNRDDKEIRRFLLENTDLQAVVSMPAGVFQPYAGVKTSFLVFKKKAVPKLDESAKVWFFDMQGDGSSLSASKKFGSQYRNDIPKLLELWHKNRAVEKQLAWFTPVKEIIENDYILSANTYNPYAIGEEIKHREPKIILKEIEKINKDLTKLQEEMTDKLG; encoded by the coding sequence ATGCCCGAACAAAAAATACAACAATTAAGAATAGAGTTTCGCCAAAAATTAGATCGCCTGAACGATTATCTTTGGGGTGCAGGTTTACGAGACCCTGTGAGAAGGATCCAGCAGATTAGCTTTTTGTTTTTTTTGAAAATGCTTGAGGAACAGGATATTTCTATGGAGAGAGGCGAAGAACTTACTGGGCGTAAACATAAATCAATTTTCGAGGGCAAAAACGAAAAATTCCGATGGTCGCGCTGGAAAGAAAAAGCTGGCGATGAATTGTATAAAATTGTTCGTGATGAGGTATTTCCCTTTGTGGAGCGATTGCAAAATGGACACTCTAACATACGGCAAATTTTTTATGATGCGAAGCTCGAAATTCCCCATTCTGTTACATTAAAAAACACGATTGAAATTATTGACACGATCAATTTAACAGGATTAGACACAGATGTTAAGGGCGATCTTTATGAAGAGCTGCTTGCAAGTATTGAATCAGCCGGCGAACTTGGACAATTTCTCACTCCGCGTCATATCGTTCGCGTCATAGTTGAAATGGTGAATCCAAAAATTGGCGAAACTGTTTATGATCCTGCGTGTGGTTCTGGTGGCTTCCTCATCTCCGGCTATGATTGGATCCGATTAAGAAATAGCGATCCCAAAAGCATTGAAGAGGAAAATGGACACAAGAGGGGGTTTGGAGATAAGCTCGATAAAAAACAGTGGGAATTTCTAACCAAAAAAACCTTTTTGGGTTCTGATGTTGATCCGGAGATGGTGCGGTTAGCACTTATGAATTTGATATTACATGGCATAGAGAGTGCGAACATTAAGCGCAAAGACACGGTTGCTGGATCTGAAGATGAGGATGATCTGCGCACATTCGATATTGTCCTTACAAATCCACCATTCTCTGGAAAGGTTGATCGGGAACGTATAAAACCAACCTTGCCGGTCAAATCAACCAAAACACAGGTTCTATTTTTGGGTCATGTTATAAACTCGCTCAAGCCCAATGGCAGAGCCGGCATAATCCTTCCCGAAGGTTCATTTTTTGGTACCAACCGCGATGATAAAGAGATCCGCCGTTTTCTACTTGAAAATACGGACTTACAGGCGGTTGTTTCCATGCCGGCAGGCGTGTTTCAGCCGTATGCCGGCGTAAAAACGTCCTTCTTGGTGTTCAAAAAAAAGGCGGTGCCGAAACTCGATGAATCTGCAAAGGTATGGTTCTTTGATATGCAAGGTGATGGTTCATCGCTTTCAGCATCCAAAAAATTCGGCAGCCAATATAGAAATGATATTCCGAAGCTGTTGGAACTCTGGCATAAAAACCGCGCAGTTGAAAAACAGCTTGCATGGTTTACGCCAGTTAAAGAAATCATCGAAAATGATTACATACTTTCTGCAAACACTTATAACCCATATGCTATCGGAGAAGAGATAAAACACCGCGAGCCAAAAATTATTTTGAAAGAAATTGAGAAAATCAATAAAGATCTAACAAAATTACAAGAAGAGATGACAGATAAACTGGGATAA
- a CDS encoding DEAD/DEAH box helicase family protein, translating to MTNNNNNSRETDARIVIDRKLREAGWDIEDKNQVSTEDPVKDGRADYFLRDRRGRAIGLIEAKRFSTEPVLAKQQALTYAEELGIDFIFLSNGEDIYFWDYKYRPEQKVITFFSQRDLEKIQTLRIDQKPITAIPVPDNYFKGGELRTPRPYQKEAMQIMDKTIEGGLRKMLIAMATGTGKTDTIALYLKRLFEANLIRRVLFLVDRIDLGIQTKEVFDEILKDYPTKLLYGGKQKDESSIIISTLPTLYSQLSNFTSGYFDVVISDEAHRSIFGIYNAVLSHFDAIRIGLTATPSVFIDRNTYKLFGCWDEREKKGKPTFLYSIRRGIKEGFLAGYEILQIDTKVSLEGVQFEGEDYNAEDLERKINVPARNEQLAKTFREEEEKHEPKHHRKTILYAVTKKHAAQLAYYLNQTYPEYKGRYAEVITSDTEDPRGAIRRFKHQEMPMVAVSVGMMDTGIDVPMVENLIMARPTRSPILYQQMRGRGSRLYQKISKTSFRIYDFAGVTRYFNDEGFDPYSAYAKIKAGIPWGTEAEDLTQEEEEVVKRLFVQVPETAPENMDVVMQRAHIEVGAEGERIDADDYQVAWEQQVQEMAKTEPLISKVKQGEDLSNDETAFLSEKLNSPEFYFNEANLREAYRYPVGTLNDFIQAALKTKEFPTEEQLHEQRVNQLFESWLIEKNFASDQIKILRLVKSQCIVRKEPVDISIFNEPIFRQIGGLNYALRVFEEGVLQSALSELNQRICTR from the coding sequence ATGACAAATAACAATAACAACTCAAGAGAAACGGACGCTCGCATTGTCATCGATCGCAAACTCCGCGAAGCTGGCTGGGATATTGAGGATAAAAATCAAGTTTCAACCGAAGATCCGGTGAAGGATGGACGTGCCGATTATTTCTTGAGGGATAGACGCGGCAGAGCCATCGGGCTTATCGAAGCAAAGCGGTTTTCAACTGAACCAGTATTGGCAAAACAGCAGGCATTGACCTACGCAGAAGAGCTGGGTATCGATTTCATTTTCCTTTCCAATGGAGAGGATATTTATTTTTGGGATTACAAATATCGTCCAGAGCAAAAGGTAATTACCTTCTTTTCTCAACGCGATTTAGAAAAAATCCAAACCCTACGAATAGATCAAAAGCCGATAACCGCCATTCCTGTACCCGACAATTATTTTAAAGGTGGCGAATTACGCACACCACGCCCATATCAAAAGGAGGCCATGCAGATCATGGACAAAACCATTGAGGGCGGTTTGCGCAAAATGCTCATCGCTATGGCAACCGGCACTGGCAAGACAGATACCATAGCTCTTTATCTCAAACGGCTGTTTGAAGCGAATCTCATCCGGCGTGTTTTATTTCTTGTTGATCGCATTGATTTAGGCATACAAACAAAGGAAGTTTTTGATGAAATTTTGAAAGATTATCCTACAAAGCTTCTTTACGGAGGCAAGCAAAAAGACGAATCCTCAATAATCATCTCGACACTTCCCACTCTTTATTCGCAACTATCGAATTTTACAAGTGGTTATTTTGATGTGGTTATCTCGGACGAAGCACATAGATCCATCTTCGGCATCTACAACGCTGTCCTATCGCATTTTGACGCAATCCGGATAGGTCTTACAGCAACGCCGAGTGTGTTTATTGATCGTAACACCTATAAGCTCTTTGGTTGTTGGGATGAGCGTGAAAAAAAGGGTAAACCGACATTTCTATACAGTATTCGACGAGGCATCAAAGAGGGATTTCTTGCTGGTTATGAGATCTTACAGATCGACACCAAAGTGTCTTTAGAAGGTGTGCAATTTGAGGGTGAAGATTACAACGCCGAAGATTTGGAGAGAAAAATCAATGTGCCGGCAAGAAACGAGCAATTGGCAAAAACATTCAGAGAGGAAGAAGAAAAGCATGAACCAAAACACCATCGCAAAACCATTCTTTATGCTGTTACGAAAAAACACGCTGCGCAATTGGCGTATTATCTCAATCAGACATATCCGGAATATAAGGGAAGATACGCTGAAGTTATTACTTCCGATACCGAAGATCCTCGTGGAGCCATAAGACGTTTTAAGCACCAAGAAATGCCGATGGTAGCGGTTTCGGTGGGTATGATGGATACCGGCATCGATGTCCCAATGGTAGAAAACTTGATCATGGCGCGTCCTACACGTTCCCCGATCCTTTACCAACAGATGCGAGGACGTGGCAGCCGATTATATCAAAAAATCAGCAAAACATCTTTTCGTATTTATGACTTTGCTGGCGTTACTCGTTACTTCAATGACGAAGGATTTGATCCGTATTCTGCCTATGCAAAAATTAAAGCTGGTATTCCGTGGGGAACCGAAGCTGAAGATTTAACGCAGGAAGAGGAAGAAGTGGTGAAGCGACTTTTTGTTCAAGTGCCGGAAACAGCACCCGAAAACATGGACGTGGTTATGCAGCGTGCGCATATCGAAGTTGGAGCAGAAGGCGAAAGAATTGATGCCGATGATTATCAGGTGGCATGGGAGCAGCAAGTTCAAGAGATGGCTAAAACCGAGCCGCTTATTTCAAAAGTTAAACAAGGCGAAGATCTTTCAAATGACGAAACCGCCTTCCTTTCCGAAAAACTTAATTCTCCGGAGTTCTATTTTAACGAAGCAAACTTGCGAGAAGCATATCGCTATCCGGTAGGCACGCTCAATGACTTCATACAAGCAGCACTCAAAACAAAGGAGTTCCCTACAGAAGAGCAACTACATGAGCAGCGTGTAAATCAGCTTTTTGAATCATGGCTAATCGAGAAAAACTTTGCATCCGATCAAATAAAAATCCTGCGTTTGGTAAAGTCGCAATGTATCGTTCGCAAAGAGCCGGTTGATATTTCCATATTCAACGAGCCGATCTTCCGGCAAATCGGTGGTCTTAATTATGCGTTGCGAGTGTTTGAGGAAGGTGTTTTACAATCCGCTCTCTCGGAGCTTAACCAAAGGATCTGTACACGATAA